Below is a genomic region from Persicimonas caeni.
GGACCTTTTGCTTGGGGTCGTAGTGCGCCTCGAAGACATAGCTCGCCGTAAGCCCTTCGATGGGCTCTTCGGTGACTGGGGCAAAAAAGACGTGGCCGTTTTCGATGGAGAGCAAGCCCTTCAGGTCGAGGCGGCGCTTTTTGGCTTCGCGCTTCGCCTCGATGTCGGCGCGGACCACGCCGCCGCGGATCTTGTCGGCGACCTGGCCGCCGGCGAGCTGGACGAGCCAGGGGAGACTGAGCGAATCGAGGTTGGCGTCGAGCTCGAGGCTCTTGTCCCGGTAGCTCCAGCTAAAGTCGGCGTCGACCTTGCCGCGCGGCTCGTCGCCGTTGGCTTGGGCGACAAAGCCTGCCGAGAAGACCAGCTCGCCGTGGATGGCGCGGTGATTGAACTCGAAGTAGCCGTCGCGAAGGGCGATCGTCTCGTCCATCGTCGCCAACGCCAGGGGCCGCTTGTCGCTGACCTCGATGGTCGCGCCCTCGATGACGACTTGCTGAGGCGCCTGCTGGCCCAGGAACTTCGTCCAATTGACCTCACCGAGCTTGGCCATCAGGCCACCGCCTTTATCCTCGTCCTCTTCGAATTCGAGGCCCTTCTTCTCGACGATCGCTTTGACGATTCCCTTGGCCTGCCCACGCACGTGGTGGGCGAGCGGCCGGCGAAGCAGGTGGTTCAGGTCGCTCAGTCCGCTCCCGTACTGCGCGTCGTGGTCGATGGTCACGACCGGCTTTTCGATGCGCACTTCGAGGGGGCGGAGGTTTTCGAGGTTCGGCTCGAGCGAGCGCAGGGTGGCGGCGACGCGCTCGATGCTCACCAGTCGCGTCGGCTCGGCGGCGCCCTGGACCCCCAGCGAGAGCTTGTGGACGCCCACGGTGTTGTCGTCATCGAGCGAAAAGCCGCCCACGCCGAGGCGCAAAAACGGGTAGGGACCCACGTCGACCACTTCGAGCGGGGTGTCGAAGGTGACGTTGCCCGTCGACTCGAGCAGCGGCACGCGCAACGTGGCGACGATGTCGATCTTTTGGGGTAGCGTCCAGCGCGGGTTGGCGTCTCCGTGGGCCAGGGCGAGGACCGTCTCGAAGCGCGCCGACTCACCGTCGGAGTCGAGGGTGAGCGCGTCGGTGGCGATCTCGTCGACCGGCCACGGCTCGGCGCCCTCGGCGGCGGTGAGCACGATCTTGGCGTTTTTGACGTCGACGTCGGGCCATTCGCCGCCGAAGAAGCGCAGGAATGAGGCGCTCGCGCTCGACTCGTCGGTCGACGTGCCGTCGTCGGCGTCCTTGTCCTCGGTCGTCTCGTCGCCGTCCTCTCGGTCCGCGTCACCGCCGCGGCGGGCGAGGATCTGCTCGAGGTTGGTCGAGCCGTCGGCGTTTCGGTGCACGTGCAGCGTCGCGTCGCTCACGCTGATGCCCGACAACTCGCGGTTGCCGAGCAACAACTCGAACGCATCGATCGACGCCGACATGCTGCCGACTTCGACGACCGCGGCCTCGGTCTCGGGATCGACGATCTTGAAGCCGTGCAGGCTCACTCCGCTCAGGCCGCTGGTGGCCACGCGCTGCATCTCGATGTCGACGCCGAGCTTCTTCTCGGCCGCCTCGAGCTTGTTGCGCACCACGCTGTCGGCGATGCCAGGCACCACCAACCAGTAGCCCACGGCAGCCAACACCAGACACACCGCGACCACGATGCCGCTGATGATGGCAACTTTGCGAAGTTTCGAACTCTTTTTTAAAGCGCTATCGCTCATGAACGCACGCAGTGGCGACCCATTTGATTACCAGCGAATCATTATACGTCGGCTTCCAAAACTCAACACGCTATGGGCGACACCCTATGCCGACCCCGCTCAAAAAGGGAGACTCGCTGCGCGGGCCGTGGGCCCAATCCTTGACTTTCGAGGGAGCAAGAACCATCTTGTCGCCCGTCGAAAGAGGATTTCCCGCAACCTACAGGCAGGATATGGCGAGCATGAAAGACGACTTTTTGAAGCTTGCGATGAAGGCGATGCAAAACGAAACCGTGCAAAAGCTCATGGCCAACGAGAAGGTCCAGAAGGGCTTTGCCAATGCGTTCAAGGCCTCCTACGAGGTCAAGAGCAAGCTCGACGAGAAGAAGGCGGAGTTTGCCGACCAGTTCAATCTGGCCACGAAAGACGACCTTCGTACCATGAAGCGCGAGCTCGACCGCCTGCAGCGCCAGGTCTCGCGGCTCAAGAAGCAACAAAAAGAAGACGAGGAGAAGTAAGCCCTCGTGTCCCGCCCAACGATTCTGATCACAAACGACGACGGCATCAGTGCCCGCGGCCTCCAAGCGCTCGAAGAGGCGCTCTCGGAGGTGGGCGATGTCTGGGTCGTCGCGCCCGAGTCCGAGCAGAGCGCGGTCAGCCAGGCGATTACGCTTCGGCTGCCGGTGCGCGTGCGCAAGCACGGCGAGCGCCGCTACGCGATTTCGGGCACGCCGACCGACTGCGTCTATGTCGCGCTCAACCACCTCATCGACCACGTCGACGTGTGTGTGTCGGGCATCAACCACGGCGCCAACCTCGGCGACGACGTCATTTACAGCGGCACGGTGGCCGGCGCCATCGAAGCGACCCTGGTCGACGTGCCGTCGATCGCGGTGAGCCTGGCTGCCTACCGCAACCTCGACTTCGAGGCCTCGGCCCACGCCGCGCGCGTGCTCGCCGAGCAGGTCCTCGAACACGGGCTGCCCCGCGGCGTCTTCTTGAACGTCAACGTGCCTCGGCAGGCCGTGCCCGGCACCGAGATCGTGGTGTGCAAGCTCGGGCGTCGCAACTACGGGCGCGTGGTCGAGGAGAAGTTCGACCCTCGAAAGCGGCCCTACTACTGGCTCGGCGGCGCCGAACTCGGCTTTGACGACCTTCCCGGGAGTGACTGCAACGTCATCTCGGAGGGCAAAATCAGCCTCACCCCGGTCCACCTGGACCTGACCCATTACAGCTTCGCCAAGGAGCTCGAGCACTGGGACGGACTGCAGGGCTTCCACGCCGGGCCCCGGGGCGAAGAGCGCCAGGGGCGCCACGAACGCCAAGAGACCTCAACGCAGGAGACCGAGTAATATGGAGACGCTCGAAGAACGCATCAAAGCGGGGATTCGCGACGTGCCGGACTTTCCGGAAGAGGGCGTGATCTTCAAAGATATCACCCCTTTGCTCAATTGCCCGGAGCTGTTCCACGAGGTCATCGAGCATTTCCGCGCGCGCTACGAGGGCCGCGACATCGACCACGTGGTCGCCATCGAAAGCCGCGGCTTTCTGTTCGGCGCGCCGCTCGCCTACGCCATGGGCGTGGGCCTGAGCCTGGTGCGCAAGCCCAACAAGCTTCCCCACAAGACCTTCGGGGTCGACTACGCGCTCGAGTACGGCACCGACCGCGTCGAGATGCACGTCGACGGCGTCGATGACGACTCACGCGTGGTCGTGGTCGACGACGTCCTCGCCACCGGCGGCACCGCCGCGGCGACCTGTGAGCTCGTCGAGCGATGTGGAGCGAGCGTGGTGGAGTGTGCCTTTTTGATCGAACTCGACTTCCTGAACGGACGGGAGAAGCTCGAGGGGCATGAGGTGCATTCGCTGGCCGTTTATTGACGGCAGCGAAGGAGCGAAGAAGCAAGAGCGTAAGAGTGTAAAAGAGCAAAAAGAGTAAGAAAGCGAAAAAGCGAAAAAGCGAAAGGCGGCGATCCGGTGAGGGTCGCCGCCTTTACTCTTTTACTCTTTTACTCTTTTACTCTTTTACTCTTTTACTCTTTTGCTCTTTTGCTCTTTTACTCTTTTGCTCTTTTGCTCTTTTGCTCTTTTGCTCACTTACTCCCGAAGAAAGATCCGCAGCACATACCAGAACATCAGAGCCACCGCCGAGAACAGCGCGAGCGACGCCGCGACGTGCTGGTCGGTCTGGTAGTGATGCAGCACGTTGCCGGTGTAGTAGAGGATATAGCCGGCGGCGAGCCCGATCATGAAGACCGAGAACCAGACGCCGAGGGTGAAGCCGAAAATGATGCTCACCACGATGCCGCCCAGCGCCAAGAAGCCGGCCACCTGCAGGGCGATGCGCATGAACGAGAAGTCTTGCTTGCTGATGAATACCAGCGCGGTGAGTGCGGCGAAGACGACCAGCGTGACGATGGCCGCGGCCGGAATGGCGGTGGGCTGGACGTGCAGCCCCAGCGAGATGAGTGGCAAGAAGATGATCGCTTGGATGAGCACGTAAGCGCCCAGGCCGGCGTATTGCATCGGCTTGGAGCCGGGGTTCATCGCCCATTTGTTGGCAAAGTGGCCCACGACCATGAATAGGCCGAGCACGATCAGCCACGAGTACTGCGTGCTGAACATCAGCGGCACCAAGATCTGATCGATATTGGCGGCGAACAAAAGCGCCTCGATGCCCACCAGCGCGGCGATGGCGCCGGCGAGGTGCGAGTAGGTGCGTCGAATAAACTCGACGCGGGTGGTCACGTCGGCGTCGGCGACCGTCTGGTAGTGCCGAGCAGCCGTGGCGGCATAGCTGTTGTCATCGTAGTTCATGTTCTCTCTTCTCCATCGTCAATGAGTCCACGCACGTTTTAACCGTGCGCCTCCTCGGTGTGTTCCCTCAATCGTGTCCATCGGTAATTCATTCAGACACGGCCACCGTAGCGAACCCAGTCGATCGGTTCAACGCTGCCCATTGAACAACCTCGGTATCTGTCGATGTTTGGAACGGAGGGGAGCCATCCAGGGTTTGCCTCCGTTGACAGGTGGTTAAGTTGCTTGAGCTGTTTTCGTCTGAAAGCTGACCGACCAGACTAAGGACCATATCGACGATGGGCTTGTTAGACGGGCTGACGTCCAACTCCGCAGAAACCACGAATGGCAGATGGTTCAAGTCGGTGGCCAACTTGTTTGGGCACCGCTACCGACGTGTACGCAAGGCCAACGGGCGGCGGCTCCACATCGAGCTGCGCGACGTGGGTCCCGAGCGATTTGCCCACTATGCGAGCATGCTCGAGGATTCGTTCGGCAAGCTCGAAGGCGTCGAGTGGGTGCGCATCAACGGCCACCTCGCGCGAGCGGTCGTCTCGTACCGCTCGGCGTTGGTCTCCGTGGACGAGATCGAGGCGCTGGTCGACGGCATCGAGGTGCACCTGGGGCTCGACGACGAACCATTCTCGGGGCGACGCCCCGAACACCCCGCCGACATCGAGCCGATTGCGCGCAAGCTGGTCGACATGAGCGCCGACGCGCTCGCCGTCACCTTGAGCACCGCGCTGATGATGACCGGCTACGAGTCCTCCGAGATGGGGACCGACTTGGCCGCCCTGGCCAACGTGATCGACAACACCCCGAGGTTTCGCGAAGCGCTGGCGGGAACCTTTGGAGAAGAGGCGGTCGATGTGGGCTTCGGCACGATCAACTCTTTTGTCCAAGGCTTGGGCTCCGGACCTATCGGGCCGCTCATCGACCTGATCTACCAGGGAGTCAAGCTGCGCGGAGAACAAGCGCGCCAAGAGGTGTGGGGTCGGCGCGAGCCCGAGCTCTGCTACAAGCAATGGGACCGGCGACGAACCCCCGTCGACCCGGGCGCCCGGCCGCACGAGGTGCCCGAGGGGATCATCGAGGCGTACGCCAACGACGCATTCTTCGCGTCGGTGGGCGGATTCGTGGTCGGTTTGGCCGACACACATAACCTGGAGTCGTCGACCCCGCCGCTTTTTGGCGGACTCCCCAAGGCGGCGCGCTACGGTCGCGACGGGTTTATCGCCGAGGTCGTGCGCATCATGGCCGAGAAGGACATCATCCCGCTGGTGCCCTCGACGCTGCCGGTCATGGACCGCGTCGACACGGTGGTCATCGACGGCGACTTGCTCTTTACCGGCGAGCTGTTGGTGGGGCGGGTCGAGGTGGTCGACGGTGTCGATGCCGAAGAGGCGCGCAGGCGCGCTCACGAGCTCTTCGAGGTCGATTCCCCGACCCAAACGCATCGCGACGGCCGCTGGGGGTTGGGCCCCGTGGGGGCCTTCGAGAAGTCCTTGAGCAACAAGCAGCGCCAGCGCGCCCGCAAGTTGGCCTCGCCCAAAGCGCCGGTGCTCGTGTTGGTGCACGACGAGAAGCTGCAGGCGTTGGTTCAGACCCGTCCGGCCACCGATCCTGGGGCCGAGCAGCTGCTCAACAGCGCCCGACGCGCGAATCTGCATATCGTCATCGCCTGCGACGACCGCGACGCCGGCGAGTCGCTCGGGCCTGACAGGGTGGTGCCGTATAACGGCGGCCTCACCGATATTGTGCGCGACCAGCAACGCGGCGGGGCTGCCGTCGCTCTGGTCGCCTCCGGTCCGTCCACCGCGATGGCCGCGGCCGACCTGGGTATCGGCATCGACCGCGGCGCCGACGGGCCGCCCTGGGCGGCCGATATTTTGTGCGACGATGATCTCGACTCGGCCGGATTTGTGCTCGAGGCGTGCGCCGAGGCCAAGGCCGTGGCCGAGCAGAGCGTGGGGCTCGCCGGGCTGGGAGCGGCCATTGCGACTTTCTTGTCGCTCAAGGGGCTGAGCGATACCAAGCCCGGCAACGTCATGCTCGGGGTCAACGCCGTGTCGGTGGCGGCCCTGGCCAACGGGGTGCGCCGCGCGGTGCTGCTCGAGCGCAAGCCGCGCCCGCCTCGGCGCGACCCGACGCCGTGGCACAGCCTGGAGTTGGACGAGGTCTTCGAGCGCGTCGACTCGTCGACGGAGGGTTTGACAAATGATAACGCCCGCAAGCGCAGCCACGCTCCCCCGTCGGCACCCTCGAAGAGTGAGTTGATCGCCAGCGCGGTCGGCAAAGAGCTCGCCAACCCATTTACTCCGGTGCTGGCCGCCGCTGCGGGTATCTCGGCGGTGGTTGGCTCGTTGGGCGATGCCGCCATGGTCTCGGCGGCGATGGCGCTCAACGGTGTTATCGGTGGCTACGAGCGCTACAAGGCCGAAAAGGCAGTCGCCGCGCTCGAGGAGCGCGAGGCCGAGGACGTGCGCGTGCTGCGCGACGGCCGTGAGGTGATCTTGGACGTCGACGATATCGTCCAGGGCGATATCGTCGTGCTGCACGCAGGCGACGTGGTGCCTGCCGACTGCCGTCTGGTCACCGCCGAAGATCTGGAGGTCGACGAGTCGAGCTTGACCGGCGAATCGTTGCCGGTGCCCAAGAGCGTGCGTCCCTCCTACGCGGCCGCCGTCGCGGACCGCACCTCCATGCTCTACGAAGGCACCTCCATCGCGGTGGGGCGCGCCCGAGCCGTGGTGGTCGCCGTGGGCACCGAGACCGAGGCTCGCCGCGGGGTGTTGGCAGGACGTGGACGCACTCCCGAGACCGGCGTCGAGCAACGCCTGCAGGCGCTGACCGACGTGACCATGCCGGTGGCGGGGCTAAGCGGGCTCTTTTTGATTGCCTCGGGCCTGGCGCGCGGCCAGGAGGTCGAGCGGCTCGTCGACGCCGGGGTGGGCATGTCGATCGCAGCGGTGCCCGAAGGCCTGCCGCTGTTGTCGACGGTCGCCCAGTTGGCCGCTTCTCGGCGTCTGTCGGAGCACGGCGTGTTGGTGCGCAATCCACGCGCCGTCGAGGGCCTGGGCCGCGTCGACGCGGTCTGCGCCGACAAGACCGGCACCTTGACTGAAGGGCGCATCGAGCTCGACACGGTCTGCGACGCCGAGCGCTGCCTGCAGGTCGACGGAGAACCCGAGTCGTGGCAGACACAGGTGTTGGCCGCCGCGCTGCGCGCTAGCCCCGCCGAGCCCGACGAGCACGAGTTGCCTCATCCCACCGACCGCGCGGTGGTCAACGGGGCGATCGAGTCGGGCGTCGAGCCCGCGGCAGGCTACGAGCAATGGCAGCGCATGGACGAGATGCCGTTCGAGCCCGGCCGCGGTTTTCACGCGGTGCTCGGACGCACCGAAGACGGCCTGCTCATCAGCATCAAGGGGGCGCCCGAGGTCGTTATCCCGCGCTGCTCGAAGCGCGCTACGGACAACGGCCATAAGCGCTTGAACAAGCAGATGCGCCAGAAGCTCATCGACCGCGCCGAAGAGCTCGCCGGCCGCGGGCTGCGGGTGTTGGCGGTCGCCGAGCGCGCCGCTTCGGAGGAGCGCGACCTCGACGAGGATCGCATCGCCAAATTCGTCTTTCGAGGGTTCGTCGGCCTGAGCGATCCGGTGCGGCCGACCTCCAAGGGGGCGGTTCGCGAGTTGCGCCAGGCGGGCGTCGACGTGCTCATGATCACTGGCGACCATCCTCGCACCGCCCAGCGCATCGCTCAGGAGCTCGATCTGATCAACGGGGGGCGAATTCTCACCGGCCCCGAACTCGAGGAGATGTCCGACGCCGAGCTCGACGAGGCGCTGTTACACTGCACGGTCATCGCCCGGGCCACCCCGGCGCACAAGGTGCGCATCGTCGAAGCGTTGCAGCGTGACGGAAAGACGGTCGCCATGACCGGCGATGGGGCCAACGACGCCTCGGCGATTCGCTTGGCGGACGTGGGCATCGCGCTCGGCGAGGACGCCACCACGGCAGCGCGCGAGGCGGCCGACATCATCGTGGTCGACGAGCGCATCGAGACGATTGTGCGCGCGGTCGCCGAGGGCCGGGCGATGTGGGGCTCGGTACGCGACGCCGTGTCGATTCTGACTGGCGGCAATTTCGGCGAGATTGGCTTTACGGTGCTGGCGAGTCTGTTGGCCGAGCCGCCCTTGAACGCGCGCCAGTTGCTGTTGATCAACTTGCTGACCGACATCGCCCCCTCGCTTTCAATTGTGATGCGCCGGCCCACCGAGCATGATTTGCACGCTTTTTTGTCATCGGGGCCGGAGCAGGAGCTGGGCAAGGCGCTGAGCACCAAGATCTGGAACCGAGCTGCGACGACGGCCGGTGGCGCCAGCTTGGCGTATTTTATGACACGTATGATGCTTGGAGGTCGCCGAAAAGCCTCGACCGTCTCGCTCTTGTCAGCGGTCGGTACACAGCTGGGGCAGACCTTGGCGGTCGGCAAGCCGACCAGGCAGACCACCGTGGCGAGCTTGGGCTCGGCGGCCGTGTTGCTCGGGATTGTCGAGACCCCCGGTGTCAGTCAGCTCTTCGGGTGCTGCCCCGTCGGGCCCATCGGGCTCGCCACGGCGCTCGGCTCGAGCACCTTGGCCACGGGCGTGTCCGCTGCGGTGCCTCCGGTGGTACGCATCAGCAAAGAACTCGGCGAAACGCTGCGCAAGAAGCTGCGTGAGCTCGGAAATTACCCCTCGCATCCGCTCTTCGAGCGTGGGGTGGGCACCGCCGAGATTGAAGAGGACGAAAAGGCGATGGCCGCCGAATGAATCGCGCACGATCAGGTTGGCGACGTCAGCGGCGACGAGATTTGGCCGTGGTCTCTTCGACGGCCGAATTGGTCGCCAGGTTCCACAACACGAGCTCACCGTCGGCCTGACAGATGCCGAAGAGGTCGTTGTCTTCGCCGAAATACGCCGTGATGGGCGCGTAGCTCAGCCTGTCGAAGCTCGCGACAAGCTGGCCGCTATAGCCGTGGTGGAGGTGCACCGAGCTGACGGTGATGACGGCCACGAGCTGGCCGTCCGGCGACAGCGCCATGGAATGGGCGTTGGTCGAGGCGTCAAAGGTGGCCAGCACACCATGCGGCGCATCGATCTGGCGAAGCTCGACGACGCCGTTGGCGCGCAGCACACCGAGCGTCTGGGCGCCGACGGCGACGGCCACGTCTTCGACGCGCTCCTTCGAGCGCACGCGCGACCAGTCGTCGTCTTTTTCGATGGCGTCTAGCCGCCCCACGTAGACGCGCCCCGACTCTGCGGCCGCCACGACGCGGTTCCCGTCGACGCCCACCTCGACCGCGTTGATAGCCGCGCGGTCGATCGTCTCGAGCAAGGCTCGTCTCTTACCGCTGTCGCGTTCGACGGCGACGAGCCTTCCGTTGGCCTGCCCCACCAGAACGACCTCGGCGTTGGCCGCCACCGTCAATGCGGGCTCGTCGAGCGTGCCCATCGACTCGATGTCCTCGAAAGTCAGCGCTTCGCCGCTCCAAAGCTTCGCCTCCTCGTCGACGGCGACGATGCTTCCATCCGTGGCGCGCGTCGAGCAGACCACCGGAGGCAGAGACGGCCGACGCCTCTGTTGCACTCCGGGCGTCGCCGTGTTGACCCATGTGTGGTTGTCGGTGCGTTGATCGGCGGTCTGCCAAAAGGTGACCGAGCTTCGCGGGTCGAGGTCGTCCGGCAGCTCTTCGACCGACAACCGCGACTCCATCGTCTTGGAGAGCGACAAACTGCTCACCGAGCCAGTGGTGTGTTGGGGGACGGCGTCCGCCGAAAAGACCGAGGTTTGCTCCGACAGGTTGAAGTAATTCCCTGACTTGAAGAGGTCTTTGGAGTGCGGCGAGGCGGCAAAATCGTCATCGTCGGCATCCGACAACCCGTCGGCGGTGTCGTCGGCTTCGGCGATGGCGTAGAGCTCCAGGATGGGCACGACGTCGCTCAGGCTGCCTGGGCGATGCGGCGGCTTAGGGTTCAAGAGGTTGTAGACCAGCTTTTCGAGAGGCGCTGGGACTGGCGAGTCCCCACGCACCTTCGACAGGCGCGGCGCGCGATTGCGTCGCACGCCCCATGTGCCGGCGGTGTTCCACTCCGAAGACGGTGGGAGACCGGAGAGCATAAAAAAGAGTAGGGCGCCGAGGCTGTAGATATTGCTGCGCTGATCGGGCTCGCCGCCGCGTCCTTGCTCGGGACTGAAGAAATGACGCGCGTCATCTTCGTCGGCCTCTCGAACCAACCGACTCAACCCGAAGTTGAGCAGGCGGACCCGCTCGGTGCCGTCGTGCGTCTGCTCGACGATGATATTGTGGGGG
It encodes:
- a CDS encoding biosynthetic peptidoglycan transglycosylase is translated as MSDSALKKSSKLRKVAIISGIVVAVCLVLAAVGYWLVVPGIADSVVRNKLEAAEKKLGVDIEMQRVATSGLSGVSLHGFKIVDPETEAAVVEVGSMSASIDAFELLLGNRELSGISVSDATLHVHRNADGSTNLEQILARRGGDADREDGDETTEDKDADDGTSTDESSASASFLRFFGGEWPDVDVKNAKIVLTAAEGAEPWPVDEIATDALTLDSDGESARFETVLALAHGDANPRWTLPQKIDIVATLRVPLLESTGNVTFDTPLEVVDVGPYPFLRLGVGGFSLDDDNTVGVHKLSLGVQGAAEPTRLVSIERVAATLRSLEPNLENLRPLEVRIEKPVVTIDHDAQYGSGLSDLNHLLRRPLAHHVRGQAKGIVKAIVEKKGLEFEEDEDKGGGLMAKLGEVNWTKFLGQQAPQQVVIEGATIEVSDKRPLALATMDETIALRDGYFEFNHRAIHGELVFSAGFVAQANGDEPRGKVDADFSWSYRDKSLELDANLDSLSLPWLVQLAGGQVADKIRGGVVRADIEAKREAKKRRLDLKGLLSIENGHVFFAPVTEEPIEGLTASYVFEAHYDPKQKVPEPKLLKERAIDVNKPEDDDSKDQAQAKKARTDAGEEEKPRPPQRGAFVVSKGEVELNGVKGEFMPAIYGLDGAKRPARFDLAVRLPKTDVMNLFDAVPVAIQGPVAGTKMKGSFGWTLDAEVPLYDAGDMKWKSKPLLENFELVSMPKQVDVHKMREEFELEIYDPTLEWKRKVTIPEMRPVPIEWLVSHSGLTAEEFEERRKEREWPPRYAKDYEPDPDNDGIPNRLMPHPAPWQDDLETMPASVEPDFGLNDSPSFEPLRPEPRQQGVQKVRTKPKKKAMVLWKDEKKEHPYGEYTYVPLQYISPWMVRAAMTTEDNSFFKHHGFNWYALKDSVEDNIEAGAYVRGASTISMQLVKNVFLNRKKVLARKIQEAFLVWIMEDVVDVPKARLLELYFNVIEYGPGIYGIHDAAVHYFGKRPDKLTLTEVAWLVSIVPNPKKYHIYYERGRISNAWFRHMLRYVRVMHNRGRVTELEYELAKNQKPEFYKPADGEPLMRMERDPNELDEIEKLKEDAGKIEIPGLQNLFGP
- the surE gene encoding 5'/3'-nucleotidase SurE; protein product: MSRPTILITNDDGISARGLQALEEALSEVGDVWVVAPESEQSAVSQAITLRLPVRVRKHGERRYAISGTPTDCVYVALNHLIDHVDVCVSGINHGANLGDDVIYSGTVAGAIEATLVDVPSIAVSLAAYRNLDFEASAHAARVLAEQVLEHGLPRGVFLNVNVPRQAVPGTEIVVCKLGRRNYGRVVEEKFDPRKRPYYWLGGAELGFDDLPGSDCNVISEGKISLTPVHLDLTHYSFAKELEHWDGLQGFHAGPRGEERQGRHERQETSTQETE
- a CDS encoding adenine phosphoribosyltransferase, translated to METLEERIKAGIRDVPDFPEEGVIFKDITPLLNCPELFHEVIEHFRARYEGRDIDHVVAIESRGFLFGAPLAYAMGVGLSLVRKPNKLPHKTFGVDYALEYGTDRVEMHVDGVDDDSRVVVVDDVLATGGTAAATCELVERCGASVVECAFLIELDFLNGREKLEGHEVHSLAVY
- a CDS encoding Bax inhibitor-1/YccA family protein, encoding MNYDDNSYAATAARHYQTVADADVTTRVEFIRRTYSHLAGAIAALVGIEALLFAANIDQILVPLMFSTQYSWLIVLGLFMVVGHFANKWAMNPGSKPMQYAGLGAYVLIQAIIFLPLISLGLHVQPTAIPAAAIVTLVVFAALTALVFISKQDFSFMRIALQVAGFLALGGIVVSIIFGFTLGVWFSVFMIGLAAGYILYYTGNVLHHYQTDQHVAASLALFSAVALMFWYVLRIFLRE
- a CDS encoding HAD-IC family P-type ATPase, coding for MGLLDGLTSNSAETTNGRWFKSVANLFGHRYRRVRKANGRRLHIELRDVGPERFAHYASMLEDSFGKLEGVEWVRINGHLARAVVSYRSALVSVDEIEALVDGIEVHLGLDDEPFSGRRPEHPADIEPIARKLVDMSADALAVTLSTALMMTGYESSEMGTDLAALANVIDNTPRFREALAGTFGEEAVDVGFGTINSFVQGLGSGPIGPLIDLIYQGVKLRGEQARQEVWGRREPELCYKQWDRRRTPVDPGARPHEVPEGIIEAYANDAFFASVGGFVVGLADTHNLESSTPPLFGGLPKAARYGRDGFIAEVVRIMAEKDIIPLVPSTLPVMDRVDTVVIDGDLLFTGELLVGRVEVVDGVDAEEARRRAHELFEVDSPTQTHRDGRWGLGPVGAFEKSLSNKQRQRARKLASPKAPVLVLVHDEKLQALVQTRPATDPGAEQLLNSARRANLHIVIACDDRDAGESLGPDRVVPYNGGLTDIVRDQQRGGAAVALVASGPSTAMAAADLGIGIDRGADGPPWAADILCDDDLDSAGFVLEACAEAKAVAEQSVGLAGLGAAIATFLSLKGLSDTKPGNVMLGVNAVSVAALANGVRRAVLLERKPRPPRRDPTPWHSLELDEVFERVDSSTEGLTNDNARKRSHAPPSAPSKSELIASAVGKELANPFTPVLAAAAGISAVVGSLGDAAMVSAAMALNGVIGGYERYKAEKAVAALEEREAEDVRVLRDGREVILDVDDIVQGDIVVLHAGDVVPADCRLVTAEDLEVDESSLTGESLPVPKSVRPSYAAAVADRTSMLYEGTSIAVGRARAVVVAVGTETEARRGVLAGRGRTPETGVEQRLQALTDVTMPVAGLSGLFLIASGLARGQEVERLVDAGVGMSIAAVPEGLPLLSTVAQLAASRRLSEHGVLVRNPRAVEGLGRVDAVCADKTGTLTEGRIELDTVCDAERCLQVDGEPESWQTQVLAAALRASPAEPDEHELPHPTDRAVVNGAIESGVEPAAGYEQWQRMDEMPFEPGRGFHAVLGRTEDGLLISIKGAPEVVIPRCSKRATDNGHKRLNKQMRQKLIDRAEELAGRGLRVLAVAERAASEERDLDEDRIAKFVFRGFVGLSDPVRPTSKGAVRELRQAGVDVLMITGDHPRTAQRIAQELDLINGGRILTGPELEEMSDAELDEALLHCTVIARATPAHKVRIVEALQRDGKTVAMTGDGANDASAIRLADVGIALGEDATTAAREAADIIVVDERIETIVRAVAEGRAMWGSVRDAVSILTGGNFGEIGFTVLASLLAEPPLNARQLLLINLLTDIAPSLSIVMRRPTEHDLHAFLSSGPEQELGKALSTKIWNRAATTAGGASLAYFMTRMMLGGRRKASTVSLLSAVGTQLGQTLAVGKPTRQTTVASLGSAAVLLGIVETPGVSQLFGCCPVGPIGLATALGSSTLATGVSAAVPPVVRISKELGETLRKKLRELGNYPSHPLFERGVGTAEIEEDEKAMAAE
- a CDS encoding protein kinase domain-containing protein; translation: MPENYCSVCTSVRYWREPSCADCGAPRPTDGWAPLSESDDQFLGRTVDRRFFVTRRITHFGQAALYRVSCLTVTHDFALWVCPVEAFDCDRDTLLRRMTREVGAQRRLDQPNVVPIHEFLELPNGCAAVVMDYVDGPPLRTLVAPGIALDVGRACELAAQLARALREAHSVGLIHRQLIPHNIIVEQTHDGTERVRLLNFGLSRLVREADEDDARHFFSPEQGRGGEPDQRSNIYSLGALLFFMLSGLPPSSEWNTAGTWGVRRNRAPRLSKVRGDSPVPAPLEKLVYNLLNPKPPHRPGSLSDVVPILELYAIAEADDTADGLSDADDDDFAASPHSKDLFKSGNYFNLSEQTSVFSADAVPQHTTGSVSSLSLSKTMESRLSVEELPDDLDPRSSVTFWQTADQRTDNHTWVNTATPGVQQRRRPSLPPVVCSTRATDGSIVAVDEEAKLWSGEALTFEDIESMGTLDEPALTVAANAEVVLVGQANGRLVAVERDSGKRRALLETIDRAAINAVEVGVDGNRVVAAAESGRVYVGRLDAIEKDDDWSRVRSKERVEDVAVAVGAQTLGVLRANGVVELRQIDAPHGVLATFDASTNAHSMALSPDGQLVAVITVSSVHLHHGYSGQLVASFDRLSYAPITAYFGEDNDLFGICQADGELVLWNLATNSAVEETTAKSRRR